The following are encoded in a window of Roseimaritima ulvae genomic DNA:
- the larB gene encoding nickel pincer cofactor biosynthesis protein LarB, whose product MPSSNSSNAPPEHLLRLFQMVAAGQLTADDATLQAAAGGFGPHAMAPIEGATVDVGRVQRCGFGEVIYGEGKSAALITEIARRLLPQQREVLVTRCESQVAEQVANDFACHRYDDVARTLRLSESPLDAPSLEASSETSSANGSRVAVVCAGSTDLPVAREAAETLAWMGIRVDRIDDIGVAGPQRLLAVVDRLRLARAIVVVAGMEGALPSAVAGHVAVPVVAVPTSVGYGASLGGWTALLGMLTSCASNVSVVNIDAGFKGGYVAGLIASQGDPAC is encoded by the coding sequence ATGCCTTCGTCCAACTCCTCCAACGCTCCGCCGGAGCACCTGCTGCGACTGTTTCAAATGGTGGCTGCCGGCCAATTGACGGCCGACGATGCAACCTTACAGGCAGCTGCCGGTGGGTTTGGCCCCCACGCAATGGCGCCGATCGAGGGGGCGACGGTGGATGTCGGCCGGGTCCAGCGCTGTGGTTTTGGCGAAGTCATCTACGGGGAAGGTAAATCGGCGGCCTTGATCACCGAAATCGCTCGGCGTTTATTGCCGCAGCAGCGAGAAGTTCTGGTTACCCGCTGCGAATCGCAGGTGGCGGAACAGGTTGCCAATGACTTTGCCTGCCATCGCTACGACGACGTCGCCCGCACGTTGCGACTGAGTGAATCACCGTTGGACGCCCCCTCGCTTGAAGCCTCGTCCGAAACCTCGTCGGCGAACGGCTCTCGGGTGGCCGTGGTTTGTGCCGGCAGCACCGACCTACCGGTGGCTCGCGAAGCCGCTGAAACGCTGGCTTGGATGGGGATCCGCGTGGACCGCATCGACGACATTGGCGTGGCTGGCCCGCAGCGGTTGTTGGCTGTGGTGGACCGTTTGCGTTTGGCTCGGGCGATCGTGGTGGTGGCCGGGATGGAGGGGGCGCTACCCAGTGCGGTGGCCGGGCATGTGGCGGTGCCGGTTGTGGCGGTGCCCACCAGCGTGGGGTACGGCGCGTCATTGGGCGGCTGGACGGCCTTGCTGGGGATGCTGACCAGCTGTGCTTCCAACGTCTCGGTGGTCAATATCGACGCCGGATTTAAAGGCGGTTACGTGGCCGGGTTGATCGCCAGCCAGGGTGATCCGGCCTGTTAA
- a CDS encoding bifunctional riboflavin kinase/FAD synthetase, with protein sequence MVQTLIRSFDDLSDEARGGAVSIGNFDGVHQGHASLVEQLCEAARRVGGPAVVVTFDPHPAAILRPEHEPARLTTVERRAELLARLGVQHVIVCPVDQEFLNLSAEQFFQGVVVDRLRSRAVVEGPNFFFGRNREGDLPRLRELSQQAGVELTVVEPCQRAEEMISSSQIRRLLAAGRIEDANQRLTAHYQLTGRVETGDQRGRQLGFPTANLHGLQTLVPAAGVYATRVHIDGQAYAAATHIGPNPTFGGTADKVEVHVLSFNGDLYGRLLSVDFLTHVRDIAQFTSVQELKQQLQRDIAQVESMVAESAPE encoded by the coding sequence GTGGTCCAGACTCTCATTCGCAGCTTCGATGACCTGAGCGATGAGGCTCGCGGCGGCGCGGTCAGTATCGGCAACTTCGATGGCGTGCATCAGGGGCACGCGAGCTTGGTCGAGCAGTTGTGCGAAGCGGCGCGGCGTGTGGGCGGTCCGGCTGTGGTGGTGACCTTTGACCCGCACCCGGCGGCGATCCTGCGTCCCGAACACGAACCGGCTCGGCTGACCACCGTTGAACGACGTGCGGAGCTGCTGGCTCGTTTGGGCGTCCAGCATGTGATCGTGTGCCCCGTCGATCAGGAGTTCTTGAACCTCTCGGCCGAACAATTCTTTCAAGGCGTGGTCGTGGACCGGCTCCGCAGCCGCGCGGTGGTCGAAGGCCCCAACTTCTTTTTCGGTCGCAATCGAGAAGGCGATCTGCCGCGGCTCCGCGAACTCTCGCAGCAAGCCGGGGTGGAATTGACGGTCGTGGAACCCTGCCAGCGGGCCGAAGAGATGATCAGCAGCTCGCAGATCCGCCGCCTGCTTGCGGCCGGCCGGATCGAGGACGCCAATCAGCGGCTGACTGCGCACTATCAATTGACCGGACGCGTCGAAACCGGCGACCAACGCGGCCGCCAGCTGGGATTTCCGACCGCGAATCTGCATGGCCTGCAAACCTTGGTGCCGGCCGCCGGCGTGTATGCCACGCGGGTTCACATCGACGGACAAGCCTACGCGGCGGCGACGCATATTGGGCCCAACCCGACCTTTGGTGGTACGGCCGATAAGGTCGAGGTCCACGTGTTGAGCTTCAATGGTGACCTTTACGGCCGTTTGCTGAGTGTTGACTTCCTGACGCATGTTCGTGACATTGCGCAGTTTACGTCGGTGCAAGAATTGAAACAGCAACTGCAGCGAGATATCGCGCAGGTGGAATCGATGGTCGCCGAATCGGCGCCCGAATGA
- a CDS encoding IS4 family transposase, whose translation MVAPTNESDPDSPFCRAKTLLADLIGLPQLQAAFEGQEPSHAKRVYTQAPTLWLLVMQRLGGGLTLEQVVKDLINNHSDILPENRRVTEGKLSENNSAYNKARQNLPIEVIEEFSHRVCDHLARRAEPAFLDQRVFILDGTTITLPPTQELKKAFPPAMNKHGESVWPVACLMVAHEMQTGCALVPQVDPMYGSKNSSEPKQAEKIIDRLPENSIVLADSGFGIFSVAFHCQLRAKPFVFRLTKQRYKAYIKKATLIEETEGCRTYHLIWKPTAKERKKHPALPADAAVEAFIHQVDLENEQTLELVTNVETDGVSVGELYRRRYDIEFDIRDLKVTMDSENIRAKSVDTVKKELLGSVIAYNLVTQFRKQAAKLINVKPRRLSFSGVWTTFRYDLLYKDFNTLEEWNLAYQGALVSASGRKLPNRKEPRSYPRLAHARRQKTTKFQKSLRKSNTKDPTPPPD comes from the coding sequence ATGGTAGCACCAACAAACGAATCCGATCCTGATTCTCCGTTCTGTCGTGCAAAGACTTTGCTTGCCGATTTGATTGGCTTACCTCAGCTTCAAGCTGCCTTTGAAGGACAGGAACCTTCTCACGCCAAAAGGGTCTACACGCAGGCACCCACGCTCTGGTTGCTGGTGATGCAGCGACTAGGAGGTGGACTGACGCTTGAGCAAGTTGTCAAAGACCTCATCAATAACCACAGTGACATTCTGCCCGAGAATCGACGAGTCACCGAAGGCAAGCTGTCTGAAAATAACTCCGCTTACAACAAGGCTCGGCAGAATCTGCCAATTGAAGTGATCGAGGAATTCTCACATCGAGTATGCGATCACCTGGCTCGTCGGGCGGAACCAGCTTTCCTAGACCAGCGCGTCTTCATCCTCGATGGAACGACCATCACGCTGCCGCCAACACAGGAACTAAAAAAGGCTTTCCCGCCCGCAATGAACAAGCACGGCGAGTCGGTATGGCCAGTGGCTTGTTTGATGGTTGCTCACGAAATGCAGACCGGCTGCGCGTTGGTTCCCCAGGTCGATCCGATGTACGGCTCCAAAAACTCCAGCGAACCGAAACAAGCTGAGAAGATCATTGACCGACTTCCCGAGAACTCGATCGTGTTGGCGGATAGCGGTTTCGGCATCTTTTCAGTCGCTTTCCATTGCCAGTTGCGAGCAAAGCCGTTCGTCTTCAGGTTGACCAAACAGCGTTACAAAGCGTACATCAAGAAGGCCACTCTGATCGAAGAAACGGAAGGTTGCCGAACCTATCACCTGATCTGGAAACCGACCGCTAAAGAACGAAAGAAACATCCTGCGCTTCCGGCCGACGCAGCCGTCGAGGCATTCATTCATCAAGTCGATTTGGAGAATGAGCAAACGCTTGAATTGGTTACCAATGTTGAGACTGATGGGGTATCGGTCGGGGAGTTGTATCGGCGGCGGTATGATATTGAATTCGATATCCGAGACCTGAAGGTCACGATGGACTCCGAGAACATTCGTGCCAAGAGCGTCGACACGGTCAAGAAAGAGTTGCTGGGATCAGTGATCGCTTACAACCTAGTGACTCAGTTTCGCAAACAAGCGGCTAAACTGATCAATGTCAAACCTCGTCGCCTCAGCTTCAGCGGCGTGTGGACGACATTTCGTTACGACCTTCTGTACAAAGACTTCAACACGCTGGAAGAGTGGAACCTTGCCTACCAAGGAGCACTGGTGAGCGCATCAGGCCGCAAGCTGCCTAATCGCAAAGAGCCACGGAGCTACCCCCGCCTTGCCCATGCGCGCCGCCAAAAGACAACCAAATTTCAAAAATCGCTTCGGAAATCCAATACCAAAGACCCAACTCCCCCACCCGATTAA
- a CDS encoding DUF1501 domain-containing protein — translation MFAPSEPLRQLSQTLTRRQLFGRSALGLGTAALAGLIGDELGADVVSDRPPQGLHHPAKAKTVIYLFMSGGPSQLDMWDYKPKLNDRFNQQLPDHIRDGQRVTGMTANQKNGLPICPSKYKFTKYDNNDRGVWISELLPHTAKVAKELCVVHSTFTEAINHDPAITFIQTGSQIPGRPSLGAWLSYGLGSMNENLPHYVVMHAKTRHAEQSLFNRLWGTGFMPSDHQGMLMRSEGDPVLYLSNPAGVSRDDRRAQLDALTALNEAQHQRLADPEVLSRIKQHEMAYRMQASVPELTDLSQETEETIRLYGDDARTPGTFAACCLNARRLAERGVRVIQIFHRGWDAHGNLPGEHGSQCRDIDQGCAGLIADLKQRGMLDETLVIWGGEFGRTVYCQGNLTRDNYGRDHHPRCFTTWLAGGGVQPGITYGQTDDYGYNLADADGNPLVPQPTPDRWTPGTMHIHDLNATILHQLGIDHKRLTYRYQGRDFRLTDVHGHVLKDLLVG, via the coding sequence ATGTTTGCCCCCTCAGAACCCCTTCGTCAACTCTCCCAAACGCTCACCCGCCGCCAATTGTTCGGACGCTCCGCGCTGGGCCTGGGCACCGCCGCGTTGGCCGGCCTGATCGGCGACGAACTGGGCGCTGACGTCGTATCGGATCGGCCCCCGCAAGGCTTACACCATCCGGCCAAAGCCAAAACGGTGATCTATTTGTTCATGAGCGGCGGGCCCAGCCAACTGGACATGTGGGACTACAAACCCAAATTAAACGATCGGTTCAATCAACAGTTGCCCGACCATATCCGCGACGGGCAACGCGTCACCGGGATGACCGCCAACCAAAAAAATGGGCTGCCGATCTGCCCCAGCAAATACAAATTCACCAAGTACGACAACAACGACCGCGGAGTCTGGATCAGCGAGCTGCTGCCGCATACGGCCAAGGTCGCCAAAGAGCTGTGCGTGGTTCACAGCACGTTTACCGAAGCCATTAACCACGACCCGGCGATCACCTTCATCCAAACCGGCAGCCAGATCCCCGGTCGCCCCAGCCTCGGCGCCTGGCTCAGCTATGGCCTGGGCAGCATGAACGAGAACCTGCCGCACTATGTGGTCATGCACGCCAAGACGCGGCACGCCGAACAAAGCCTGTTCAACCGCTTGTGGGGCACCGGTTTTATGCCCTCGGACCATCAGGGCATGCTGATGCGCAGCGAAGGCGACCCGGTGCTGTACCTGAGCAACCCGGCCGGCGTCAGCCGCGACGACCGTCGCGCCCAACTGGACGCCCTCACGGCCCTGAACGAAGCCCAACACCAACGCTTGGCCGACCCGGAAGTGCTGTCGCGAATCAAACAGCATGAAATGGCGTATCGGATGCAAGCTTCCGTGCCCGAGCTGACGGATCTCTCTCAGGAAACGGAAGAAACCATCCGCCTATACGGCGACGACGCTCGCACCCCGGGCACGTTTGCCGCCTGCTGCCTAAACGCGCGGCGGCTGGCCGAACGCGGCGTCCGCGTGATCCAGATTTTTCATCGCGGCTGGGACGCCCACGGCAATTTGCCGGGCGAACACGGTTCGCAGTGCCGGGACATCGATCAGGGCTGTGCGGGTTTGATCGCGGATTTGAAACAGCGCGGCATGTTGGACGAAACGCTGGTCATCTGGGGCGGCGAATTCGGCCGCACGGTTTATTGTCAGGGCAACCTGACGCGAGACAACTACGGCCGCGACCACCATCCGCGTTGCTTTACGACTTGGCTGGCCGGCGGCGGCGTCCAACCCGGAATCACCTACGGACAAACCGACGATTACGGTTACAACCTGGCCGACGCCGATGGCAATCCCCTGGTGCCGCAACCCACGCCCGACCGCTGGACGCCCGGCACGATGCACATCCACGACCTGAACGCCACGATCCTGCATCAATTAGGCATCGACCACAAACGCCTGACCTACCGCTATCAAGGCCGCGACTTCCGCCTAACCGACGTCCACGGGCATGTTTTGAAAGATCTGTTAGTGGGGTGA
- a CDS encoding DHH family phosphoesterase, whose amino-acid sequence MSVNWKAFVNQISHYESFVLTSHIRPDCDALGSELAMAEVLRTVGKQVQIVNAHRTPPALQFLDPAGRIDVLGDSIEPEEVKADCLMVLDTSAWQQLGDMADVVRASKADKMVVDHHVGEDDLGATMYKDYHSEATGHLVIQAADALNVPLTRAIASPAFAAIATDTGWFRFGSVTSETYRVIARLVDAGVVPAEVYGDLYERDTLGRMRLRGRILSRTTAELDGKLVHTYVTKQDFEETGALPNDTEDAINLTMAVGGTEAAVIMIEQVKGGFKLSFRSRCPLDCNAIAQQFNGGGHKAAAGAFVEGSLKEVQDKVLPVVRERLQAALNG is encoded by the coding sequence ATGAGTGTCAACTGGAAAGCCTTCGTCAATCAGATCAGCCATTACGAGTCGTTTGTGCTGACCAGTCATATCCGGCCGGACTGTGACGCCTTGGGCAGCGAACTGGCGATGGCGGAAGTGCTGCGGACGGTGGGCAAACAGGTGCAGATCGTCAACGCTCATCGCACGCCCCCTGCCCTGCAGTTCCTCGACCCTGCGGGCCGCATCGATGTGTTGGGCGATTCGATCGAACCCGAAGAGGTGAAGGCCGATTGCCTGATGGTGTTGGACACGAGTGCTTGGCAGCAGCTGGGCGATATGGCGGACGTGGTCAGAGCATCCAAAGCCGACAAGATGGTCGTCGACCATCATGTTGGCGAGGACGATCTGGGGGCCACGATGTACAAGGATTACCACTCCGAAGCGACCGGCCACCTGGTGATCCAAGCCGCCGACGCCTTGAACGTTCCGCTGACCCGCGCCATTGCCAGCCCCGCCTTTGCGGCCATCGCCACCGACACCGGTTGGTTTCGGTTTGGCAGCGTGACGTCCGAAACCTATCGCGTGATCGCTCGCCTGGTCGATGCGGGCGTGGTGCCGGCCGAGGTCTACGGCGATCTGTACGAACGCGACACGCTGGGACGGATGCGGTTGCGAGGGCGGATTCTCTCACGCACCACCGCGGAACTCGACGGCAAGCTGGTGCATACCTACGTCACCAAACAAGACTTCGAGGAAACCGGAGCGCTGCCCAACGACACCGAGGACGCGATCAACCTGACGATGGCGGTCGGCGGCACCGAAGCGGCCGTGATCATGATTGAACAGGTCAAGGGTGGCTTTAAGTTGAGCTTCCGCAGTCGCTGTCCGTTGGATTGCAACGCCATCGCCCAGCAGTTCAATGGCGGTGGGCACAAAGCCGCCGCGGGCGCCTTCGTGGAAGGCTCGTTGAAAGAGGTGCAAGACAAAGTCTTGCCGGTAGTTCGCGAGCGTCTGCAAGCCGCGCTAAACGGCTAG
- a CDS encoding NYN domain-containing protein, with the protein MLLLIDGYNLLHQSDLLGRSRAGEWLRQARQRLLRQLAKHLGPDLGAATCIVFDAEDPPPGRPSQLHFQSIDVRFAVDYPEADDLLEELIAQHPAPTRLTVVSSDHRVQRAILRRRGHCFDADHWYHRLVSQGPVLGIPWPAGSAIDPAAEVEKEKPQDLSAAEAARWLATFGIAPPTPQEPQPQPPQEPANAPEPAKRKPKPKPKATSKRPQPPPDKRDPNRKLDAPADNPFPEGYGEDLL; encoded by the coding sequence ATGCTGCTGCTGATCGATGGCTACAACCTGCTTCATCAATCCGACCTGCTGGGTCGGAGCAGGGCAGGGGAGTGGTTGCGGCAAGCTCGCCAACGTCTGCTGCGGCAATTGGCTAAACATCTGGGCCCCGATCTGGGCGCCGCCACCTGCATCGTGTTCGACGCCGAAGACCCACCGCCAGGCCGGCCCAGCCAACTGCACTTCCAATCCATCGACGTGCGGTTCGCCGTCGATTACCCCGAAGCCGACGACTTGCTCGAAGAGCTGATCGCTCAACATCCGGCCCCCACGCGGCTGACCGTGGTCTCCTCAGATCATCGCGTGCAGCGAGCCATCTTGCGCCGCCGCGGACATTGCTTCGACGCAGACCATTGGTATCATCGTCTGGTCAGCCAGGGGCCCGTGCTGGGCATCCCTTGGCCGGCTGGCTCGGCCATCGACCCGGCCGCCGAAGTCGAAAAAGAAAAACCTCAAGACCTTAGCGCCGCCGAAGCCGCTCGCTGGCTGGCAACCTTCGGCATCGCGCCTCCGACACCGCAAGAACCACAACCACAGCCACCACAAGAACCAGCAAATGCACCTGAGCCAGCAAAAAGGAAACCAAAACCGAAACCCAAAGCAACATCAAAACGACCGCAGCCGCCGCCCGACAAACGGGATCCCAACCGCAAGCTAGACGCGCCCGCCGACAATCCCTTCCCCGAAGGCTACGGAGAAGATCTGTTATAA
- the flhA gene encoding flagellar biosynthesis protein FlhA: protein MDFARRYRDLILPVGIIACLLVILVPLPPFLMDVLLAANITIGLIVLLTTVYVATPLEFSIFPSLLLATTLARLVLNVATTRLILTRADTEEMDAAGGVIQGFGEFVAGDRIEVGLIIFGIIMLIQFIVITKGATRISEVAARFALDGMPGRQMAIDADMNAGLIDEKEAQRRREEVGAQADFYGAMDGASKFVRGDAIAGLVIMVINVCGGLYIGMFQAEMTMGEAGSLYTKLTIGDGLVSQVPALLISLAAGLLVTRSAQKTNLPEQFLSQLFGNPRALMVAGAFLALMILTRLPRVPMATLAVGCIGLAVVMNRQTARDESDHQRREEEEQAAASAPPEKRVEDYLTVDPMELSIGIGLLQLADPARGGDLMERIAGVRNAIAADIGIVLPKVRVRDDMQLGDLEYEIRIASNPVARAAVYPDRFLAIDSGATTGVIDGEPTRDPTFGEPAVWIDPARREQAAIYGYTTVQPGSVLATHLQEISRRHADELLSRDATKHLLDELKEVAPAVVDELIPAQMKLAEVQQVLHMLLREDVPIRQLGIILETLGDSAGRTKDPILLTEFVRHRLARTISTRYRDQQGRLFVVALDPAVEDRIAAGVEHSERGLFVRMSPQAIETTCQRIEQATKKLTTAGHSPIVLVSPRIRPALRQITASALPRLRVLSYNEITQDTTIESVGIVTDV from the coding sequence ATGGATTTCGCAAGACGCTATCGGGATTTGATCCTGCCGGTTGGCATTATTGCCTGCTTGCTGGTGATCCTGGTTCCGTTGCCGCCGTTCTTGATGGATGTTTTGCTAGCAGCCAACATCACGATCGGTTTGATCGTGTTATTGACCACCGTGTATGTGGCCACGCCGCTGGAATTCAGCATCTTTCCTTCGTTGTTGCTAGCAACCACGTTGGCTCGGCTGGTTCTAAACGTCGCCACGACGCGTTTGATCCTGACCCGCGCGGACACTGAAGAGATGGACGCGGCGGGAGGCGTGATTCAGGGGTTTGGCGAATTTGTCGCCGGCGACCGGATCGAAGTCGGACTGATTATTTTCGGCATCATCATGCTGATTCAGTTCATCGTGATCACCAAGGGAGCCACGCGGATCAGTGAAGTCGCCGCGCGCTTTGCCTTGGACGGGATGCCGGGTCGTCAGATGGCCATCGACGCCGACATGAACGCCGGCTTGATCGACGAAAAAGAGGCCCAGCGACGACGCGAAGAAGTGGGTGCCCAAGCGGATTTTTACGGAGCCATGGACGGTGCCAGCAAATTCGTGCGGGGCGATGCCATCGCCGGTCTGGTGATTATGGTGATCAACGTCTGCGGCGGGCTGTACATCGGCATGTTCCAGGCGGAGATGACGATGGGCGAAGCCGGCTCGCTGTATACCAAACTGACGATCGGCGATGGTCTGGTCAGTCAAGTTCCGGCGTTGCTGATTTCGCTGGCCGCCGGTTTGCTGGTCACGCGAAGTGCTCAAAAAACCAACCTCCCCGAACAGTTTCTCAGCCAGTTGTTTGGCAATCCGCGAGCCTTGATGGTCGCCGGCGCGTTTTTGGCGTTGATGATTTTGACCCGTCTGCCACGCGTCCCGATGGCCACGCTGGCCGTCGGCTGCATCGGCTTGGCGGTGGTCATGAACCGACAAACGGCTCGCGACGAAAGCGATCACCAGCGCCGCGAAGAAGAAGAGCAGGCGGCGGCCAGTGCCCCACCGGAAAAGCGGGTGGAAGACTATCTGACGGTCGATCCGATGGAGTTGTCGATTGGCATCGGGCTGCTGCAACTGGCCGATCCGGCTCGCGGCGGCGACTTGATGGAACGCATCGCCGGGGTCCGCAACGCGATCGCGGCCGACATCGGTATCGTGTTGCCCAAGGTCCGTGTTCGCGATGACATGCAACTGGGCGATTTGGAATACGAAATCCGCATCGCCAGCAACCCCGTGGCCCGTGCGGCCGTTTACCCCGACCGTTTTTTGGCCATCGATTCAGGCGCCACCACGGGCGTTATTGACGGGGAACCGACACGTGACCCGACGTTCGGCGAACCCGCCGTATGGATCGACCCCGCACGCCGCGAGCAAGCGGCGATCTACGGCTACACAACCGTCCAGCCCGGATCCGTATTGGCCACCCACCTGCAAGAAATCTCGCGGCGACATGCTGATGAATTATTGTCGCGCGACGCCACCAAACATTTGTTGGACGAATTAAAAGAGGTCGCTCCGGCGGTCGTCGACGAGTTGATCCCGGCTCAGATGAAACTGGCCGAAGTCCAGCAGGTGCTGCACATGCTGCTGCGTGAGGACGTGCCGATTCGACAATTGGGCATCATCCTGGAAACCTTGGGTGACTCGGCGGGGCGAACCAAAGACCCGATCCTGTTAACCGAATTTGTCCGTCACCGGCTGGCGCGAACGATCAGCACCCGCTACCGCGACCAACAGGGGCGGTTGTTTGTGGTGGCCCTCGACCCGGCCGTGGAAGACCGGATTGCCGCCGGGGTGGAACACAGCGAACGCGGGTTGTTTGTGCGGATGAGTCCGCAAGCGATCGAGACCACCTGTCAGCGAATCGAACAAGCAACCAAGAAACTGACCACCGCCGGGCATTCTCCGATCGTGCTGGTCAGTCCCCGCATCCGTCCGGCCTTGCGACAGATCACGGCATCCGCATTGCCGCGACTCCGCGTTCTTTCGTACAACGAAATTACTCAAGACACCACCATCGAATCGGTTGGTATTGTCACCGATGTTTAG
- a CDS encoding FliA/WhiG family RNA polymerase sigma factor, protein MATTTADEEIKQVWADFKTTEKNGPGYEDLRNRLVERYMPLVRYNGERIWQRLPDGVELDDLLSAGIFGLMDAIDAFDMERGVKFETYCVPRIRGAMLDELRTMDWVPRLVRSKASKLNEARKKLETKHGRPPTVQELAAQLEITVAECEKMQSDANAVGLVSLNKKWYETDSYKDVREIDILEDQKGEDPTIRVQKNDLMRLVTKGLNRNERLIIILYYYEELTMKEIGATLDLSESRVSQMHSSIVNRLQSQLGTRRIEFGA, encoded by the coding sequence ATGGCGACGACCACGGCTGATGAAGAAATCAAACAAGTTTGGGCCGACTTCAAAACTACGGAGAAGAACGGTCCCGGCTATGAAGACCTTCGCAACCGTCTGGTGGAACGGTACATGCCGCTGGTTCGCTACAACGGCGAACGGATCTGGCAACGGCTCCCCGACGGCGTAGAACTGGACGACCTGCTCAGCGCCGGGATCTTCGGCCTGATGGACGCGATCGATGCCTTCGACATGGAACGCGGCGTCAAGTTTGAAACCTACTGCGTGCCCCGAATTCGCGGTGCCATGTTGGACGAACTGCGAACCATGGACTGGGTGCCCCGCCTGGTACGCAGCAAAGCCAGCAAGCTGAACGAAGCTCGCAAGAAGCTGGAAACCAAACACGGCCGGCCACCAACCGTGCAGGAACTGGCCGCCCAGCTGGAAATCACCGTCGCCGAATGCGAAAAGATGCAGTCCGACGCCAACGCCGTGGGACTCGTCTCGCTGAACAAAAAATGGTACGAGACGGACAGCTATAAAGACGTTCGTGAGATCGACATTCTGGAAGACCAAAAGGGCGAAGACCCTACCATCCGCGTCCAGAAAAACGACCTCATGCGACTGGTCACCAAAGGACTCAATCGCAACGAACGGCTGATCATCATTCTGTATTACTACGAAGAACTGACGATGAAGGAAATCGGCGCCACGCTCGATCTGTCCGAATCTCGCGTCAGTCAAATGCACAGCTCGATCGTCAATCGGCTGCAATCCCAATTGGGAACGCGACGCATTGAATTTGGTGCTTAA
- a CDS encoding flagellar biosynthesis protein FlhF — MHIRTFRAANLQAALAEIRTQMGPQAAVLHTRQVRDGWMGWLGRTQVEVTAGLRDAAEQPRRERLQRSENSPHRETEMLRERLIRVGVSDSLAQRWSQRSEATMRQQHSGQAVAFSQPSLEAALKRVVASDLHCGPPIRSLPSQRRVVALVGPTGVGKTTTVAKLAAGFRLQQQRRVGLLTIDTYRIAAVQQLQAYADIMDLPMQVVERPEQMQTSLEALGDVDLVLIDTAGRSPNFAARIDQLRVMLQAARPDETHLVVSATSSAASTARVLQGFASIRPTATIVTKLDETEQTAGVLAALVEHQAAPLSYLTNGQQVPDDIESSDREKLVGPLLGTTAVLPVAA; from the coding sequence ATGCATATCCGAACCTTCCGCGCCGCGAATCTTCAAGCCGCCTTGGCCGAGATCCGTACCCAGATGGGGCCCCAGGCCGCCGTTCTGCATACGCGCCAGGTACGCGATGGCTGGATGGGCTGGCTGGGTCGCACGCAGGTGGAAGTCACAGCGGGCTTGCGCGACGCAGCCGAACAACCACGACGGGAACGTCTGCAGCGGAGCGAAAATTCGCCTCATCGCGAAACGGAAATGTTGCGGGAGCGACTGATTCGGGTGGGCGTCAGCGATTCGCTGGCACAGCGTTGGAGCCAACGTTCCGAAGCCACCATGCGTCAGCAACACAGCGGTCAAGCGGTCGCGTTCTCACAGCCCTCGCTGGAAGCCGCACTCAAACGCGTGGTCGCCAGTGACCTGCACTGCGGGCCTCCGATTCGTTCCTTGCCCTCCCAGCGACGCGTGGTCGCGTTGGTGGGTCCCACCGGCGTGGGCAAAACCACCACGGTCGCCAAGTTGGCCGCCGGCTTTCGGCTGCAGCAACAACGTCGCGTGGGTTTGTTGACCATCGACACCTACCGCATCGCGGCCGTGCAACAGTTGCAAGCTTACGCCGACATCATGGACCTGCCGATGCAGGTGGTCGAACGCCCCGAACAAATGCAAACCAGTTTAGAAGCCTTGGGAGACGTAGACCTGGTGTTGATCGACACCGCCGGCCGCAGTCCCAACTTTGCCGCTCGCATCGATCAGCTGCGTGTGATGTTGCAGGCGGCCCGTCCGGATGAAACGCATCTGGTCGTCAGCGCCACCTCCAGCGCCGCCTCGACCGCTCGTGTACTGCAGGGCTTTGCCAGTATCCGGCCCACGGCCACGATCGTGACCAAGCTGGACGAAACCGAACAAACCGCCGGGGTGCTGGCCGCCTTGGTTGAACATCAAGCCGCGCCGCTGAGCTACCTGACCAACGGACAACAGGTTCCCGACGATATCGAATCAAGCGATCGGGAAAAACTTGTCGGTCCGTTACTAGGAACGACTGCAGTTCTTCCGGTGGCGGCGTAA